The Ornithodoros turicata isolate Travis chromosome 9, ASM3712646v1, whole genome shotgun sequence genome includes a region encoding these proteins:
- the LOC135368921 gene encoding polyisoprenoid diphosphate/phosphate phosphohydrolase PLPP6-like, whose amino-acid sequence MSQQQTSGLKCHPLLLQLKQADEKLSSKCFLAANNHSPMASWRSTMILLEYSAHGIPWLLVDVLLVWFVTDRELCAFYINLFLALCIDLIAVACVKSAARRKRPVVNRQDMFFTVSIDKLSFPSGHASRTAMLSCIIILKTSVFPVFKLASVLWCAAVAGSRVLLGRHYIGDVCGGIILGVIEYLVIVTLFWMNSETALYIASYFTSFASFHVGNEGVEL is encoded by the exons ATGTCACAACAGCAAACTTCGGGGTTGAAGTGCCACCCGCTACTTCTCCAACTCAAGCAAGCCGACGAAAAGCTGTCGAGCAAGTGCTTTCTGGCTGCCAACAACCATTCGCCGATGGCGAGCTGGAGGTCAACGATGATACTCTTGGAGTACTCTGCGCATGGCATCCCTTGGTTACTAGTGGACGTGCTGCTTGTATGGTTCGTGACAGACAGGGAACTCTGTGCTTTCTATATAAATCTTTTCCTTG CACTGTGCATCGACCTCATTGCAGTAGCCTGTGTGAAATCAGCCGCACGGCGCAAGcgtccagtcgtcaaccggcAAGACATGTTCTTTACGGTGTCCATCGACAAATTATCCTTCCCATCAGGCCATGCGTCGAGGACAGCCATGTTGTCGTGCATCATCATCCTAAAGACCTCCGTTTTCCCAGTATTTAAACTGGCGTCGGTTCTCTGGTGCGCCGCTGTGGCCGGCTCAAGGGTCCTCCTGGGCCGCCACTACATAGGAGATGTTTGCGGCGGAATTATTTTAGGAGTGATCGAATATCTCGTGATAGTGACATTGTTTTGGATGAACAGCGAGACTGCCCTCTACATTGCATCCTATTTTACCAGTTTTGCAAGTTTTCATGTCGGAAATGAAGGCGTTGAACTATGA
- the LOC135368920 gene encoding polyisoprenoid diphosphate/phosphate phosphohydrolase PLPP6-like, translating to MGSEPDDATEAKKRDLPPPGWKRNPFLLSLKRLDELLSERCFLAASEKSPLGHRIPALCMLERTAHSALWFGGLLLLMWFFSMDPPFRTFLFNVFLALTLDVILVAILKATCRRRRPGVTREQYESSPQASHLSFPSGFTSRAVLVALIAVDHSHLFPLFKLPFVVWCCAVAVCKLLMGRQFVGDSLGGLVLGYLEYHLVVVPMWLSQDSVGFFFNLLDDDAAVGVSL from the exons ATGGGCAGCGAACCGGACGACGCGACGGAGGCCAAGAAGCGTGACTTGCCGCCGCCGGGCTGGAAACGGAACCCTTTCCTCCTGTCGCTGAAGAGGCTCGACGAACTGCTGTCCGAACGGTGCTTCCTTGCCGCCTCCGAGAAATCTCCCCTCGGCCACCGCATACCTGCACTGTGCATGTTGGAGCGGACAGCTCACAGTGCACTGTGGTTCGGTGGGCTCCTCCTCCTCATGTGGTTCTTCTCGATGGATCCGCCGTTCCGGACCTTTCTATTCAACGTCTTCCTGG CACTAACGCTCGACGTGATCTTGGTCGCCATCTTGAAAGCTACTTGCAGACGACGGCGTCCAGGCGTGACGAGGGAGCAGTACGAGAGCTCGCCTCAGGCGTCCCACCTCAGCTTCCCGTCCGGCTTCACGTCCCGCGCCGTTCTGGTGGCCCTCATTGCCGTCGACCACAGCCACTTGTTCCCCCTCTTCAAGTTGCCCTTTGTGGTCTGGTGCTGCGCAGTGGCAGTCTGCAAACTGCTCATGGGACGGCAGTTCGTTGGTGACTCCCTGGGTGGTCTTGTGCTGGGGTACCTGGAGTACCACCTGGTTGTCGTGCCAATGTGGTTGTCGCAGGACTCTGTGGGTTTCTTCTTCAACCTGCTCGACGACGATGCGGCCGTCGGAGTGTCCTTGTGA
- the LOC135369489 gene encoding acetylgalactosaminyl-O-glycosyl-glycoprotein beta-1,3-N-acetylglucosaminyltransferase-like — MSILLQDTSLVHSRDYSLKYTTERSVVEDIEYIGGSATIEAFRRGVDILFYVNSAPSNFPHHAVYRDTLGHAAMLGFWNSAIVFVMGCTEDPTLEAWNTMEADIFGDTVILPFEDIYANLVHKFTTGLYWMSVHCPNVKHVIKLDDDVSVRFVPSSYATTSESE, encoded by the coding sequence ATGTCGATTTTGCTCCAAGACACTTCCCTGGTACATTCGCGGGATTATTCACTCAAGTACACGACCGAGCGCTCCGTCGTAGAAGACATCGAGTACATCGGTGGTTCGGCCACCATCGAAGCCTTTCGCCGTGGGGTGGACATCCTCTTCTATGTCAACTCCGCTCCGAGCAATTTCCCTCACCATGCTGTTTACCGCGACACGTTGGGACACGCCGCCATGTTAGGCTTCTGGAACTCGGCGATCGTCTTCGTCATGGGTTGTACGGAAGATCCTACGCTGGAAGCGTGGAACACTATGGAAGCAGACATCTTCGGAGACACTGTCATCCTTCCATTCGAAGACATCTACGCTAACCTCGTTCACAAGTTTACGACGGGACTCTATTGGATGTCCGTTCACTGTCCCAACGTCAAGCACGTCATCAAGCTCGACGACGacgtttcggttcggttcgtcCCGTCCAGCTACGCGACTACCTCCGAAAGCGAGTGA
- the LOC135368927 gene encoding uncharacterized protein LOC135368927 isoform X2 — MEFRFPSGYGSTLLIVLLFILGSIYTYYPMSWKGTDEVNLEGEGYLKNTSELDNVLDHRFSPETRFLSAVTNGGLGNQMCSYAITYAMAKLTKRQGIIFPWTYKDLSRYFRITLPVILNETTWKCSGSAGTDWMSEEHYLLHSPCVVLSGYYQSWTFFHHAREDVIREFTFHDSYSWASSRPDQKQCLPDWIPIQANISYLYKKASSEATPQTTANATVTPVDETEKKGRLWERLKEMMRPVFR, encoded by the exons ATGGAGTTTAg GTTTCCTTCTGGGTACGGCAGTACCCTCCTCATTGTACTTCTCTTCATCCTTGGCTCTATTTACACGTACTACCCAATGTCGTGGAAGGGTACTGATGAAGTGAACCTGGAGGGTGAAGGGTACCTGAAGAACACGTCAGAACTTGATAACGTGCTGGACCACCGATTCAGCCCCGAAACGC GATTCTTGTCGGCGGTGACGAATGGTGGGTTGGGCAACCAAATGTGCAGCTACGCTATCACGTACGCGATGGCAAAGTTGACCAAGAGGCAGGGAATCATCTTCCCCTGGACGTACAAAGACCTGTCGAGGTACTTCCGCATCACGCTTCCGGTCATCTTGAACGAGACCACGTGGAAGTGTAGTGGAAGTGCGGGGACTGACTGGATGTCTGAAGAGCACTACCTACTTCACTCGCCCTGCGTCGTACTCTCTGGTTACTACCAGTCCTGGACTTTTTTCCACCACGCCAGAGAAGACGTCATCAGGGAATTCACTTTCCACGATTCCTATAG TTGGGCCAGTTCCAGGCCAGACCAGAAGCAGTGCTTACCGGACTGGATCCCGATTCAAGCCAATATTTCTTATCTGTACAAGAAGGCATCCTCCGAAGCCACTCCGCAGACGACCGCTAACGCCACCGTGACCCCCGTTGACgagacagaaaagaaagggcGACTGTGGGAGCGACTGAAGGAGATGATGCGTCCCGTTTTCCGTTAA
- the LOC135368927 gene encoding galactoside alpha-(1,2)-fucosyltransferase 2-like isoform X1 — protein sequence MEFRFPSGYGSTLLIVLLFILGSIYTYYPMSWKGTDEVNLEGEGYLKNTSELDNVLDHRFSPETRFLSAVTNGGLGNQMCSYAITYAMAKLTKRQGIIFPWTYKDLSRYFRITLPVILNETTWKCSGSAGTDWMSEEHYLLHSPCVVLSGYYQSWTFFHHAREDVIREFTFHDSYRLQAWRTLSELRGNRTRPTYVGVHVRRGDYIGRIWDAFRGTLADKGYIRRAMDYFRGRYTEVVFVVASDGMSWCKENINNSLGDVYFVGHGDPYKPGHDLALLAHCNHTIMTFGTFGFWAGYLAGGEVTYLANFTLPDSSWASSRPDQKQCLPDWIPIQANISYLYKKASSEATPQTTANATVTPVDETEKKGRLWERLKEMMRPVFR from the exons ATGGAGTTTAg GTTTCCTTCTGGGTACGGCAGTACCCTCCTCATTGTACTTCTCTTCATCCTTGGCTCTATTTACACGTACTACCCAATGTCGTGGAAGGGTACTGATGAAGTGAACCTGGAGGGTGAAGGGTACCTGAAGAACACGTCAGAACTTGATAACGTGCTGGACCACCGATTCAGCCCCGAAACGC GATTCTTGTCGGCGGTGACGAATGGTGGGTTGGGCAACCAAATGTGCAGCTACGCTATCACGTACGCGATGGCAAAGTTGACCAAGAGGCAGGGAATCATCTTCCCCTGGACGTACAAAGACCTGTCGAGGTACTTCCGCATCACGCTTCCGGTCATCTTGAACGAGACCACGTGGAAGTGTAGTGGAAGTGCGGGGACTGACTGGATGTCTGAAGAGCACTACCTACTTCACTCGCCCTGCGTCGTACTCTCTGGTTACTACCAGTCCTGGACTTTTTTCCACCACGCCAGAGAAGACGTCATCAGGGAATTCACTTTCCACGATTCCTATAG ATTGCAAGCGTGGAGAACGCTGAGCGAACTTCGAGGTAACCGCACACGTCCCACTTACGTAGGCGTCCACGTCCGCCGCGGCGATTACATCGGTCGCATATGGGACGCATTTCGGGGCACTTTAGCAGACAAGGGCTACATCCGGCGTGCCATGGACTATTTTCGGGGTCGCTACACGGAAGTAGTATTCGTGGTTGCGAGCGACGGCATGTCGTGGTGCAAAGAGAACATAAACAATTCCCTCGGTGACGTATATTTTGTGGGGCATGGCGACCCGTATAAACCGGGCCACGATCTCGCACTACTGGCTCACTGCAACCATACCATCATGACCTTCGGGACCTTTGGCTTCTGGGCAGGATATCTTGCCGGGGGAGAAGTTACTTACCTGGCAAACTTCACCCTTCCTGATTCCAGTTGGGCCAGTTCCAGGCCAGACCAGAAGCAGTGCTTACCGGACTGGATCCCGATTCAAGCCAATATTTCTTATCTGTACAAGAAGGCATCCTCCGAAGCCACTCCGCAGACGACCGCTAACGCCACCGTGACCCCCGTTGACgagacagaaaagaaagggcGACTGTGGGAGCGACTGAAGGAGATGATGCGTCCCGTTTTCCGTTAA
- the LOC135368926 gene encoding galactoside alpha-(1,2)-fucosyltransferase 2-like — protein MEFRFPSGYGSTLLIVLLFILGSIYTYYPMSWKGTDEVNLEGEGYLKNTSELDNVLDHRFSPGTRFLSAVTNGGLGNQMCSYAITYAMAKLTKRQGIIFPWTYKDLSRYFRITLPVILNETTWKCSGSAGTDWMSEEHYLLHSPCVVLSGYYQSWTFFHHAREDVIREFTFHDSYRLQAWRTLSELRGNRTRPTYVGVHIRRGDYIGRIWDAFRGTLADKGYVRRAMDYFRGRYTEVVFVVASDGMSWCEQNIDNSHGDVYFVGNRDTYKPGPDLALLAHCNHTIMTFGTFGFWAGYLAGGEVTYLANFTLPDSSWARSMPDQKQCLPDWIPIQANISYLYKKASSEATPQTTANATVTPVDETEKKGRLWERLKEMMRPVFR, from the exons ATGGAGTTTAG GTTTCCTTCTGGGTACGGCAGTACCCTCCTCATTGTACTTCTCTTCATCCTTGGCTCTATTTACACGTACTACCCAATGTCGTGGAAGGGTACTGATGAAGTGAACCTGGAGGGTGAAGGGTACCTGAAGAACACGTCAGAACTTGATAACGTGCTGGACCACCGATTCAGCCCCGGAACGA GATTCTTGTCGGCGGTGACGAATGGTGGGTTGGGCAACCAAATGTGCAGCTACGCTATCACGTACGCGATGGCAAAGTTGACCAAGAGGCAGGGAATCATCTTCCCCTGGACGTACAAAGACCTGTCGAGGTACTTCCGCATCACGCTTCCGGTCATCTTGAACGAGACCACGTGGAAGTGTAGTGGAAGTGCGGGGACTGACTGGATGTCTGAAGAGCACTACCTACTTCACTCGCCCTGCGTCGTACTCTCTGGTTACTACCAGTCCTGGACGTTTTTCCACCACGCCAGAGAAGACGTCATCAGGGAATTCACTTTCCACGATTCCTATAG ATTGCAAGCGTGGAGAACGCTGAGCGAACTCCGAGGTAACCGCACACGTCCCACTTACGTAGGCGTCCACATCCGCCGCGGCGATTACATCGGTCGCATATGGGACGCATTTCGGGGCACTTTAGCAGACAAGGGCTACGTCCGGCGTGCCATGGACTATTTTCGGGGTCGCTACACGGAAGTAGTGTTCGTGGTTGCGAGCGACGGCATGTCGTGGTGCGAACAGAACATAGACAATTCCCACGGTGACGTATATTTCGTGGGGAATCGCGACACGTATAAACCGGGCCCCGATCTCGCACTACTGGCTCACTGCAACCATACCATCATGACCTTCGGGACCTTTGGCTTCTGGGCAGGATATCTTGCCGGGGGAGAAGTTACTTACCTGGCAAACTTCACCCTTCCTGATTCCAGTTGGGCCAGATCCATGCCAGACCAGAAGCAGTGCTTACCGGACTGGATCCCGATACAAGCCAATATTTCTTATCTGTACAAGAAGGCTTCCTCCGAAGCCACTCCGCAGACGACCGCTAACGCCACCGTGACCCCCGTTGACgagacagaaaagaaagggcGACTGTGGGAGCGACTGAAGGAGATGATGCGTCCCGTTTTCCGTTAA
- the LOC135368925 gene encoding uncharacterized protein LOC135368925 isoform X1, with product MSDILWLFQQRLPPNLRLFPSSSMFEMSNDGTVIIDKPSGLQSNEKGHDRLRASKFRLRTSRFSKTILLILIIAAALYVLLGLLLRAANHVPISPPLPRYPSRPVPFYVADNDTGCSSYVVPNVIHFVRFGQPNVSFMDAVSMRSAYINHAPDKIVVHCDECQLGGPLAYLIRDIPNLTIKEQHPAKTIFGREVGCIYHASDIARLQILLEYGGIFIDNDCVVINPLHPLRHYEMALGWSKGMYMASMVLLAAPGARFIRLHLELYREYNSSLWYYNVGDLPTMRLLWPHPHLIHAVPVLLGTDLNMLDKLYVPGHHPDWRSYFAVHTLIRHRCVEEDPLYGHDIDLQNVRTYNTSLGEMIREVLFGTSAFVSNDTEVRPVADLYAARRRRRVETVANKTE from the exons ATGAGTGACATTCTGTGGCTGTTCCAGCAGAGGCTTCCACCAAATCTCCGCCTTTTCCCGTCCTCGTCCATGTTCGAAATGAGCAACGACGGAACCGTTATCATTGACAAGCCTTCAGGACTACAG TCAAACGAGAAAGGGCATGACAGACTTCGTGCCTCGAAGTTTCGCCTCCGGACCAGCCGTTTTTCGAAGACGATCCTCCTGATACTGATCATAGCGGCCGCACTTTATGTGCTCCTCGGTCTCCTCCTACGAGCAGCCAACCATGTTCCCATCTCCCCACCGCTACCCCGGTATCCTTCCAGACCGGTACCCTTCTATGTCGCCGATAATGATACCGGCTGCAGTTCGTACGTAGTACCCAACGTCATTCACTTCGTGCGGTTCGGACAACCGAACGTCTCTTTCATGGACGCCGTGAGCATGCGGTCTGCGTACATAAACCACGCACCGGACAAAATTGTGGTGCACTGCGACGAGTGCCAGTTAGGCGGACCGCTTGCCTACTTGATCCGGGATATACCAAACTTGACAATCAAGGAACAGCACCCGGCAAAGACCATTTTCGGACGTGAAGTGGGCTGTATTTACCACGCCTCGGACATCGCTCGCTTGCAG ATTCTGCTGGAGTACGGGGGCATCTTCATCGACAACGACTGCGTAGTCATTAATCCTCTGCACCCACTGCGACACTATGAGATGGCACTGGGCTGGTCAAAGGGAATGTACATGGCAAGCATG GTGTTATTAGCTGCACCCGGTGCCCGATTCATTAGGCTCCACCTGGAACTTTACCGCGAGTACAACAGCAGCTTGTGGTATTACAACGTCGGAGACCTGCCCACCATGCGTCTGCTGTGGCCGCATCCCCATCTTATTCACGCCGTCCCTGTCCTCCTCGGGACCGACTTGAACATGCTCGACAAGCTGTACGTCCCTGGTCATCATCCCGATTGGAGGAGCTATTTTGCAGTTCACACGCTCATCCGCCACCGCTGTGTCGAGGAAGATCCCTTGTATGGTCACGATATTGACTTGCAGAATGTGAGAACGTACAACACGTCACTGGGAGAAATGATTCGTGAG GTTCTATTTGGTACGTCCGCGTTTGTGAGCAACGACACCGAAGTCAGACCCGTCGCCGATCTCTACGCCGCAAGGCGACGTCGAAGAGTCGAAACCGTGGCCAACAAAACTGAGTAA
- the LOC135368925 gene encoding uncharacterized protein LOC135368925 isoform X2 produces MSDILWLFQQRLPPNLRLFPSSSMFEMSNDGTVIIDKPSGLQSNEKGHDRLRASKFRLRTSRFSKTILLILIIAAALYVLLGLLLRAANHVPISPPLPRYPSRPVPFYVADNDTGCSSYVVPNVIHFVRFGQPNVSFMDAVSMRSAYINHAPDKIVVHCDECQLGGPLAYLIRDIPNLTIKEQHPAKTIFGREVGCIYHASDIARLQILLEYGGIFIDNDCVVINPLHPLRHYEMALGWSKGMYMASMVLLAAPGARFIRLHLELYREYNSSLWYYNVGDLPTMRLLWPHPHLIHAVPVLLGTDLNMLDKLYVPGHHPDWRSYFAVHTLIRHRCVEEDPLYGHDIDLQNVLFGTSAFVSNDTEVRPVADLYAARRRRRVETVANKTE; encoded by the exons ATGAGTGACATTCTGTGGCTGTTCCAGCAGAGGCTTCCACCAAATCTCCGCCTTTTCCCGTCCTCGTCCATGTTCGAAATGAGCAACGACGGAACCGTTATCATTGACAAGCCTTCAGGACTACAG TCAAACGAGAAAGGGCATGACAGACTTCGTGCCTCGAAGTTTCGCCTCCGGACCAGCCGTTTTTCGAAGACGATCCTCCTGATACTGATCATAGCGGCCGCACTTTATGTGCTCCTCGGTCTCCTCCTACGAGCAGCCAACCATGTTCCCATCTCCCCACCGCTACCCCGGTATCCTTCCAGACCGGTACCCTTCTATGTCGCCGATAATGATACCGGCTGCAGTTCGTACGTAGTACCCAACGTCATTCACTTCGTGCGGTTCGGACAACCGAACGTCTCTTTCATGGACGCCGTGAGCATGCGGTCTGCGTACATAAACCACGCACCGGACAAAATTGTGGTGCACTGCGACGAGTGCCAGTTAGGCGGACCGCTTGCCTACTTGATCCGGGATATACCAAACTTGACAATCAAGGAACAGCACCCGGCAAAGACCATTTTCGGACGTGAAGTGGGCTGTATTTACCACGCCTCGGACATCGCTCGCTTGCAG ATTCTGCTGGAGTACGGGGGCATCTTCATCGACAACGACTGCGTAGTCATTAATCCTCTGCACCCACTGCGACACTATGAGATGGCACTGGGCTGGTCAAAGGGAATGTACATGGCAAGCATG GTGTTATTAGCTGCACCCGGTGCCCGATTCATTAGGCTCCACCTGGAACTTTACCGCGAGTACAACAGCAGCTTGTGGTATTACAACGTCGGAGACCTGCCCACCATGCGTCTGCTGTGGCCGCATCCCCATCTTATTCACGCCGTCCCTGTCCTCCTCGGGACCGACTTGAACATGCTCGACAAGCTGTACGTCCCTGGTCATCATCCCGATTGGAGGAGCTATTTTGCAGTTCACACGCTCATCCGCCACCGCTGTGTCGAGGAAGATCCCTTGTATGGTCACGATATTGACTTGCAGAAT GTTCTATTTGGTACGTCCGCGTTTGTGAGCAACGACACCGAAGTCAGACCCGTCGCCGATCTCTACGCCGCAAGGCGACGTCGAAGAGTCGAAACCGTGGCCAACAAAACTGAGTAA